CGGCGACGGAACGATCCTCGACCCCGACCGACCGGAGTCAGTGCTCGTGGACGACGAGTCCTGGCGGCCGATCGGCATCATGTTTATCGCGACCAGCGACGGCGACCCCATCTCGCCGCCGCCCGTGATCTACGACGCGGCGGCCGACGTGACGTACGAGGACGAGGTCGCCCCGGCGGTCCCGGAGTCCGACGCCGGCGAGGATCGCGACGGGTCCGAGGATCGCTGCTCCCCGTGGCACTACCACGCGGGCCTCCCGTCGCGGTTCGCGTGGTGGTACTATCGACAGGTGTACGAGGGGGACTACGAGGACGGCGATGTGCGACTCCCCTGTCGGACGCCCTGTATGCTCCACGTCTGGGTCGTCGACCATCCCGAAAGCGTCTACGCCCACGATGCGCCGCCGGTGGAGTACCGCGATCGAGAGCCCGCGGACGAACCCGGTTTCGAGACGGACGCTGACCCCGGCGAGGACGCGCTCGGCTGGGACGTGCTTCCGGACGAGGTGACGCCAGATCGATTGCCCGACGAATTCTCCGTGCTGGGTCCCTGAAGCCCGCGCTCGATCGACTCGCGGCCACGCTCACCCGCTGGCAGCGTCGATCCAGCTCCACGCCGACAGCGCGGTCACGATCCGATCGGCGGTCTCCGTGACCGAGCAGTCGTCCGTGTCGATCTCGAGTGCGGCGTCGGGTTCGTCGAACTCCCGGTAGATCACGTGGACGCCCTGCTCGTCGATCGGATCCCCACGCGATCGATTTCGCTCGAGACAGGTCTCGAGGCTCGCCGTGAGGCGGACGAACCGGACGTCGTCGAGGGTGCGAAACTGCGTCTGCCACTCGCGCCGGTAGAACGTGCCGTCGACGACATGGATCGCGTTCTCGGGTCCCTCGGTGACCCGCTCGTAGAGCCGTTCGTACGTGCGACTCGAGAAGTCGTCGGAGTGGTGGGTCTCGACGCGCACGCCCCGCCTGGTGAGCCGCTCTCGAACCCGGTTCGCGATCGTCGTTTTGCCGGCACCGGGCGGCCCGCAGATCACGAGGATCACCGTCGCTCACTCGTCGTCGAACGGGGTAACCTCTTCCGTTTCGAACACCCTCACCGATCCTACGGCTCCCGGTCGATCGCCTCGCCGCGGCTCGACTCCCGGCGGATGAACGGGCCGATCGCCGGCGTCCGTCCGGCCATCGTCGCGATCCGCAGGACGAAGGCGATCGACGGGAGAAACGGGGTGACGGCGATCGTCGCCGCCAGCGCGACGATCTCGTGACCACGAACGTGACCCCGATAATCAGCGCCTGGAAGACCGTCTCGATCGGATCCACCACTCCGACGAGCGCCCTGAGCGAGACGGGACCGAGCCGGGCGACGACGAGCAGTTCGACGAGGACGAACGGCATGCGCGCAGCGGTGACGGCCCGCCGTACCGCGCGTAGCGGCGCCGATCGGGTCAGCCGAGATCCTCGTCCCGCTCGGACTCCCGGAGGATGAACGGCCCCATCGCGAGGGTTCGCTTGGCGACGGACGCGATCCGGAGGATGAAGACGATGAAGACGACGAACGGTGCGATACCGGCGACGAAGCCCGCGCTCGTCACCCAGACGAGGTTGTCGACGCCCAGCGTCGTCCCGGGAAGCGCGTTCCCGTCGACGTACATCAACAGCAGTCCCATCACCGTCAGCGCGGGTACCGAGATGTAGAGGAGCGCCCGCGAGAGGTTGATCAGTTCCCACTGGAAGTACAGCGTCTTGAAGTGCTCGCGGGCCGGCCCGAAGAACTTGAGAATTGTGATCATCTCGCTGATCTCCTCGACAGTGTCGTCAGACAGTTCGTCGCCGTGATCGGAGCGGATCTTGCGGGCGTCGTAAATCTTCCGGGAGTAGTTGAAGTTGAGCGCGTTCCAGATCACGTCGAACGTCCCGAATTGAGCGTTCTCGAGGTCGCCCTTGACTACCTGCGCGTTCTCGACGACGTCGTCGACGTAGTCGTCGATCTTCGCCTGCAGTTCGTCGCTGTGGCCGCCGGCCATCGCGTGTTTGAGATCGGTCGTTTCCTCCTCGATGCCGTCGACGAGTTCGTAGAGGAACGCCGCCGGTTCGGGCGGAGTCACGTCCTCCTCGAGTTCGTCCTCGATGTCCCGGCGGAAGCCCATGGCCTCTTGCATGCGATTGCGTTGGTCGCCGACCGCCCCCAGTTCCTGGGAGAGGACCAGCTGATTGATCGTGACGACGATCGAGGTACCGGTGATGATCGCCCCGATGAACGCCGAGAAGATCCAGAAGGTGCCGTTGTGCCGCTGGACGATCACGCGAAGGGGCGTGAGGCCGAGCCAGCTGAACCCGACCAGGATAGCGAACACGGTCGCCAGCACGGCTGCCGTGAAGAGCCACCGGTTCAGCCGGAGCAACACCCACAGTTTTGGGCCGCCGACGCCGACCCGCTGACCCAACACGTCGCTCGAGTCCGAATCGCTCATTGACCGTGACGAACGAACGACGTCGGCGGATAAAATACCCCCGCGGGAGTGAGCAAACCCGCGGTCGTCCGATCGGCCGTCGAACCCCTCTGAAACCGGCCCGAGCGATCGACCGGACCCCCGTGAAGCCGGCCTCACCGATCGCAGGCGACCGTGCGAACGACGAAAACACTTGTCCGGACGGCCATGGTACGGACGGGTCGTATGACCGAGTCCGGTCGGAGCGAGAGCGACGAGACCGCCACCACGATGGCCGACCGCGTTCGCGGCGGCCGTCCGGTGCTGTGGTTTCTGGTCGAGGGCAACCGGGTTCTGGTGGCCGGTGTGATGCTCGTCGTCGCCTACGCCCTTCTCATCGGTCTCGGCGAGTTCGGTCCCGGCTCCATCGCGAAGCTGTTCGAACCCGATCCCGTCTTCGCGCTGTTCACGCCGATCATCATCGGGATCATCATGGGCGTTAGCCTCGTGTTGACCTTCAACCAGCTCGTCCTCTCCGAGGAACTCGGTCCGGTCGCGGACCAGCGCGAGCGGATGGCCGGGGCGATGGAGTTCCGCGAAGAGGTCGAGGACGCCGTCGGACGGGAGACGAGCCCCCCGGAACCGTCGATCTTTCTCCGCGGTCTCGTCGACGCGACCGCCACCGAGGCACGGACGCTTCTCGAGACCCTCGAGTCCGAATCGGACGTCGACGCGGCCGCTCGCGAGGACGTTCGCGACTACGCTCGTGGGATCGTCGCCGACGCCGAACGGGTCACCGATACGCTCGAAGGTCAGCAGTTCGGCCGGTTCGAGGTCGTCCGGGCCGCCCTGGAGTACAATTACTCCTGGAAGATCTACACCGGTCGACGCGTCCGAAACCGACACGCCGGGGCGTTGCCGGAGGACATCGTCGAGCGGATCGACGACTTGCTCAGAATCCTCGAGTTCTTCGGGCCGGCCCGCGAGCACTTCAAGACGCTGTACTTCCGGTGGGAGATCATCAACATCTCGCGGGCGCTGGCCTACATCGCGCTGCCGGCGCTGTCGGTCGCGGCCTACATGATCCTGGTCTTCGAGACCGGCGACGTGGCCGGGACGACGGCGGGGTTCGATCGCGGGCTGTTGATCGTCGGCCTCGGGTTCGCCGTCGGCGTAACGCCGTTCGCGATCTTCCTGTCGTACATTCTCCGGATCGTCACCGTCGCGAAGTGGACGCTCGCCATCGGGCCGTTCGTCCTCCGGGAGACCGATCGCGGGGCGGACGTCGAGTGGGAGTGACTACCGGTCCTCGCCGTAGGTCACGTCGAACGGTCCTTCCTCGGGGTCCTTCTGGGGAATCATCGGGCCGATCGAGGCCGTCCGGCGCGTGACGGTCGCGGTGCGAAGGATGTAGGACGCGAGGAGGGCGAGTGGTGAGAGGCCGACGATAATTAGCGCGACGACGACGTAGGGAAGCACGACAGTACTGACGCTCGGTCCAGCGAAGTCGGCGAACAGGAGGCCGACGAGGATCGCCGACAGGATCGAGGGGACTCCGCAATAGATCGTGAGCTGTGAGAACCGAGTGAGTTCCCGCTGCAGGTACGTCGTTTTGAACTGCTCGCGGGCCACGTTGTACAGCTTCAACGAGTCGATCAGGTCGTCGAGGTGTTCCATCGCGGCTGGTGACAGCGAATCCCCGTATTCGCCGCGTAGGTGGGTGGCGACGTGCAGATGCCAGGCTTCGTCGTAGTTGATCGCCGCGGAGACGGCGGTAAACGAGCCGAACTCCCCTTTCTCGAG
The nucleotide sequence above comes from Halosolutus halophilus. Encoded proteins:
- a CDS encoding ATP-binding protein, yielding MILVICGPPGAGKTTIANRVRERLTRRGVRVETHHSDDFSSRTYERLYERVTEGPENAIHVVDGTFYRREWQTQFRTLDDVRFVRLTASLETCLERNRSRGDPIDEQGVHVIYREFDEPDAALEIDTDDCSVTETADRIVTALSAWSWIDAASG